The uncultured Mailhella sp. genome segment ATGGGGCATGCGGACACCTGCGGCTGCATCTGCGGCGCGCACATGGTGCTCGGGCTTCGCTACGGCAGGGCGGACACGCTGGAGGAGGGCAAGGGCAAAAAGGCGCTGCTCGTGGAAAAGGTGTCGGAATTTGAAAGGCGTCTGTCGAAAAAGCAGCCGTGCCGTTCCTGCCGGGACATCCTCGGCATGGACATCACGCAGCCGGGCGTGATGAAGGCCGCCGCGGAAAAGGGCCTTTTTGCCACCGTGTGCGCGGACATGCTCGCGCAGACCTGCGCGGTGCTCGACGAGATGCTTGCCGAGGACGAAAAACAGGATTCCCGCGCCGAGGCGTGATTCGAGAGACAGCGGAAAAGCGCTCCCGGAACCATGTTCCGGGAGCGCTTTTCTGTGCGTTGTCCTGGGCGTTTTCTGTGCCTTTCGGGCGTTTC includes the following:
- a CDS encoding C-GCAxxG-C-C family protein, translated to MVSRFGLCAQKVCLHCAPRLGIEDSLAVGMASAFGTGMGHADTCGCICGAHMVLGLRYGRADTLEEGKGKKALLVEKVSEFERRLSKKQPCRSCRDILGMDITQPGVMKAAAEKGLFATVCADMLAQTCAVLDEMLAEDEKQDSRAEA